ACAGAAGGAGCCCGCCACTCAACttagatgatgaggatgaagattttattcttcatgatgatgatcatgttgACAAAAATGTTGGTTGTTGGTGTTTGTGTTTAACTATGATGTTGCTGTTTGTGTTTTAAAACTATGATGTTGTCATGTTGAACTATTGATGTTATTGCTATGAACTTGTGGTGCATTTGTCATTTtatttgctgctgctgttgtgaGCCAAATTATGAAATAATGATGCTTACTTGCTGTTGGTAACATACtaacattattatttttaattgcaGATTGGGACAAGAGCAAAGAAAGGCAAAGGACAATGTCATCAAACTCATCATGCATCAAGATATGCTACTCAGTACTCAATTGTGCTTGACTGCGTGCTTGTATCCTTGTACATTTTTGTGAAGTGAGCAGTAGCATTATACATTCATGTGAAGGGAGTATAGCGTCGCCTCACCACACGCCATACTCGCCTAAAAGGTGTGAAGGTAGTCAGGTGCCTTGCCTTGCCTTACCGCCGTAATAACTATGATTTGCATGTGCATAGCATGTGGCCTTCATGCTAAGTATGAATCAAGTCTCTATAGGGCTGTAGGGACTTTGACAATCATCAACAAAGTCCAGAGGGCATTCAAACATTCCGTTTATGGTAAACATACTAAAGAAAAGCAAGACCTAAACTTAACCGTGTTCCAGAATGACAAAACTATCAAAATATATACCTTGTACTCATAAGTACCAGGAGCTTCATGACTGCCAGCTAAAAAGCTGCCCATCATAACAGTGGACGCTCCCAGTGACAGAGCTTTCACAATATGTCCAGAATTTGAAATTCCCCCGTCCGCAATAACTGGTACATTGTGATCCTTGGCATAAGATGAAACCTTATACACTGCTGTAGCCTGTTGCAACAATATATAGAAGCATCAAACACAAGCAGAAGTATTGAAATTCTTTGCTGTCTATATATCATATGCAGACATGCCCCTGGAACCATTCatttgcatccatcacatgATAACCAAAAATACAAAGCTCCTTATCAAGTTTAAATTATCAAGACTACATTAGAAAATATGGAGCAACATTTCCAACTACGTCAAAGTGTCAAACTGTACTAACAAAAACAAGACAAGAAAGCACTGCAGCAGGTCTCAACAGTAAGACCCCGATATCCTATAAACATGTACTCATTATTCAAGTTGAACGGATATGAATGGAAGACTATGGCACCTAGTACCGATTTCCAGTGCTTTTCAATATCCCAATAGTTTATAAAAGCTTCAAAAGTAAAGTTTGACCTACCAAAATGCTCAAAAATAAGCATGAGAAACCTAGTACTTGCCCATTCTTCTAATCATACGAAACAAGGAATACATATCCCTTGCCTAGCTGAGAAAGGCGAAGAAAGCAGATGCTCTGATACCGTCCTATCAGAATTGCTTCTGATGAATATAGCAAGATTTCAAAATGTTTACAATATCTAGCGAAATAAGAATTTATTTTCACACTGGTCTCAGCCTTGAGAACAAGGTAAGAGCATTCGACGGCTCCGAGAGCGACAAAAAAGTGCCTGTGTGCTGATCCAATGGCAGATATCCAAGACAACTAACTAATTGGAAAGCAAGCTAAAAGAAGCAAACTAACTACTTTGGGAGCAAAAGATTGTGAGGATTTTAACGGTTGTATACCTGTCCTCTGCCTACAGCACAAACCTCCTGGGTAGTGCAGATTGAGCCAGAGCCCATTCCAACACGCAACCCATCTGCTCCAGCTTGGACCAAATTCTGCGCCTGCGCAATTGTCACCACATTGCCTCCGACCAAATCCACCTCGGGATACATCTTCTTTGCATACTTAATCATATCAAGCTGATAGATGGAGTTCCCCTGCGAGCTATCGATCACGATGGCATTTGCCCCCGCCTTAACTAGCTGCTCCAGCCTTCGCTTGTCATCCTCACGGGTTCCAATGGAGGCGGCAACTACGAACTTCCCATCCGCTCCGAGAGATGGCTTGCCTAGCTTAGGATAGCTCCGGATGCGCTCCACGTCCTTGGCGGTGATGAGGTCGATGACCTCACCGTCCGCGGATACGAGAGGGGCGTAGTCCAAACCCTCATCGGCAAGGAAGGCGGCTGCTTGCTCGAAGTCGAAGGAGGCGGAGGCCGAGCGCGGGGCAACGCGCATGTACTCGGAGACAGGGACAGGAGCCTCGCGGGAGGCGGCATCGGCTGCCACAGCGACACCGACGAGCCTGGAGAGTGAATCCCCGCGCTCAGTGACGAGGGCGTACTCTTGGCCAGCGAATTCGTCGAGCGACGGGGCGAAGGACGTAGAGAAGATGGGCACGGAAGACACGAACGGGAGGCGGCGGGACTTGGCGGCGCGGACGATGGCGGCCTGGGCGTGGGGCTCGGTGTTGCAGtgcacgacggcggcggcgccgagcGAGGCCATGGCCGCGGCCATGGAGGCCTCGGAGACGGTGTCCATGGGGGAGGCGACGCAGGGAATGGAGAGGGGCACGCGGCGGGAGAGGCGGGTGGAGAGGTCGACGGCGTCGGCGGGGAAGCCGATGTAGCCCGGGAGGAAGATGACGTCGTCGTAGGTGTAGGAGACGCCCTGCGAGAAGAGGCGCGGCGCCGGGAAGCCGTCGTCGGCGAGGTCTGCGCTGCTCGCCGCCATTGGTTGGTGTGGGTTTTAGGTTTTGGCTGCGGCGGCGGGTAGGGTGGAAATGGAGGGAGGCGGGTTGACACGAGCGGTTGGGATCCGTGGATGGGCGAGCCGCGAGCCCGCGACCGCGAGCGCTTGCTTGTACTCCACCGATAGGGATTTGTTTGGCGGGTAGTGACGTGCTAGATGAttcgatgacatgtgggtccctGCATTCCTTGAGGCCCGTTTGTCAGAGGAGCAAATTTTGTATTACCGACAGGTGGGTCCTACTGCTTGCGGCGAGCTGACGCTGCCGGGGCTACTGGGCCCACCCACATCAGATGGCCCACTAGTATCTGGCTCGATGGAAAGTGGGCTGGCTTCCTGTGATATGAAAAATGGATCCAAACCAAAATTTTAACAATTTTGCTGATACTTGTCCACCGTTCGGTTGGTTGGTATCTGCTAATATTTTGATAAGGTGCAAAATAAACTTGGCATACTGATTTATTTTGAAGCTAAATTGGGCAGAACTTGAACGACCGAGTTGGCCACCTCAATCATAACACACTAAAGATTGACTTTGCTTTCATGTTTGATAGAACAAACAAAATGAGTACATCGTTTCAGCACGAACAAAGTTATGTTTGACTAGTATAATGTCTATGCTAACGTTATGATAACATTTGataatacaaataaaataattaaaaatgatatatattttggtaattaagcATAGAGTGAAATAGATTTAAGATTCACTTAAAAAAACAATACAAAGagttattatattattaaatatatagCTACATACGTAAAATAACATCGTAACTTTTGTATCTTTTGAAACCATCTAAATACTAATGCGTTTAAGAAATTTTTATATAACTTCAGGAATGTTAGCTTTAAATTCATTCTCATTGAATTTCAATATATCGACGTGAATTTCCATCGTACGTCAATAGGCTGATCAAAAAATACCTCCTCGGTGCTTGGTCATTCTGCACATGcatcatatatatgtaaatgtaaATAGATCTCATGTGTAAAGTATATTATTGTAACTTAAAATGTACATACGACGGTGCAACAAAATAATATGCTCCTTGTACAGATTGGCGTGTGTAGCTTTTTACCATTCCATGCACACATGAATTGCAAAAcgaaaaaacagaaaaagacCCACAATAATGAATTATAAACTTTGTGTTAGATAAACATACTTATTACTTATTGCTTCTAGTAACGTTCAAAGTAAGTTACCCGTATATGTCCGTTGGAGTAAAAGGTGAGAGTATATGTTGCCATCTATAAATATCGTTGTTCCACCCAGAGTGTGCTACTCTCATGGCAAGCATACAGTACTTAGTAATATGAATAATTTTATATGCGTGCTGTTTGTATGGCATATCTTTACACCAATCTGGAATATGATTGGAGTATGGTCAGAGTTCTATCCTCCTGGTCGaacacaaaaagaaataaaataccAGTTTGTGCAAATGGCATAAGAATCTGTGAAAAGATAGGTATTGGGATAGTAAGACAAAGGGAAGCAGCCTTACAAATTTGCAACATGAGACATCATAGTTCATAAAAGGCCAGCTTTCTAATAATTTGGCCAACTCTTGAACATCGAGCTCTTTTCTATACTTTGGGCCTTGTCCAAAATCAGACAAAGTCTAGGAGAAAACAAAGATTTTTAGAAACATGAGCAAAGAGATCTTACAAGAATATAAAAACTCACACAGAACTGCATGTCCATATAGTACTTTGAAACCATTTTCTTAGCACTTTTCAACATCTTTGGGTCCGTGAGTGTTGGATGAACTGGACGCTTTGGGCCATCGGATTTGATGTCTCACGGGCCCAAAGCCCATATCTTTGAAACCATTTTCTCGGCACTTTGCAACAGGAGCCGAATATTTTCACGTTATAACATATGTCAACATAAATTCAAAATAGACAGCCACCTAGACATCTAGTCACATTGTGCTAAATATGTGAAATGGCAAAACAAAGAAGTAGgtcaaccaaaacaaaagaaaatatatacaTGAACTGTCTAAATactattccaattaatcatccgaatgattatttgcttaatcacggccatgatgattaaccagaatatcatcccggtagtctcggAACGTGTTTTATATCCAAAATtagaacacatacctttccaacatatagcatcacaacaaagcttaagaaagagcgagtaattaaattatattacaaattatTAAGCATTCCAACATTTACAACAGTTTACATCAAAAGATTAGATCAACTACACAGCAGAAACAAAAttatagacaacaaaagaagaataaaaccacatgcccttaggctccaccccaaaagcttcgCTATTCAAGAGTAGTTGGCTACTCAGACCCGCCACCAACATCGACGGACGTGAAGTAGCAAAAAATGAGCCCATTCTCACCAAAAgtacctaaaagagcagcgtgagtacaaatgtactcacaagacttaatccatatatggtacatatagataactcaattccaaggattatgtattgagcCATTAGTAAGGAGAAGACCACAagattaagtaaatttatatacgTAAACAACCTAGATACATATGTGTGAgtacctatacttaaccaaacagaTATTTCTAAACTTGTAAACAATATGAACGTAAATATAAATGGAACCAACTCATGTAATCAATGACCATCGACAATCGTGCCCAATAAAACCATACCAATCATCCtatattcgtgactctacgaccgatgcaaatgaatAGGAGCATACTCATGACCAAAAGTACagtaattcaaattatttttacaccctacagaggatacaactttacccatatgGCACGAGGACAATatggcttgagtgaccacacaggtccttGTCAActtttctcatacccagaatcatccacttgcaatgcccctttAGCACTGGGATTACCGcaagcgtgtcccggacacctccggcttcCCGCCACCTtacttcctttttttctcttatgtgtcatagggcaaggcaagtgtcggcatgACGTATGATATTCGgtttaccttaccattagatcaacatgtggttagtacagaaAGTACAAGAGCGAACTGCACTAACGGACGGTGTTTAAAtgatgcaaacggtctatggtgcctgggctcctctcccgaactacccgaGGAACTCCTGCAGAgcagaagacacccctagcaccgcccatatCTCATCTCAACCTCACCACTCAAACAACTCACATCATtgccattgtgtttgtaaataataagtaaacCCTAACTCACGAACAAATAGTTGAACCATTGCTTGTCTTCTATCAAagacatatgcattgctaaacaTTTTGAATAACTTGTAATTTATACTTCAACCATGTTACCAagactacaaggatatggataatcaacaagtcaaggtagaggtaatacatcaacataggttctacccataaacgcccgacatcgactcactatacatgcaaacttacataaaatataacttatcaattttagactctataaTTCAATCAAAGGGCTCAATAtacttagatgtttgccttgctgctctggggtttgccccatacttcccgcacaacactcgcaaaactccggGAGGTTGGCGTCGTCTTTACTCACTTGGATCGTAGGTGCAATGCTCTCTAAATGtaataagaatgcattgcataaataataaacGATGGAAAAATGTGCACATGGTACATACTTGAATAATGCTAGAGCGTCGtgcttcaaaaacatttgcaaaagattgcTAAGTGATTATGGTTTGAAAGTTTGAAACCTCAGACAAGCTAACCTAAATGCATATAGCCTTGCCTGGCTGGCTTTCAAGACGTAGAGTTGGTGGTCAAACCGTCAGTTTGCAGAGATTTTTGGCCTCTGGCTGCCAGACCGTAGGCATGCTAGCGTTAGACCATTGTATTGCGGTCAGATCGCCATGCCTTTCCAGCGGCACCTTTGCGGGGTCGCCGGCGAAGACTCCAGCGAAACATTCGACGACAAAGGCTACCAAATTGCTCTATGGAGCTATTGGAGTCCTTccaaagtgatttggacatatttactaagctaaactcaaaataccctatggattggatctaggtgAGGTTGAACTTAGGATTAAACGACATAAGGGTTGAATCGATCTTGGAAACAACAGGAAAACGATAGGGGATGCCTCATCTTAGTGTATGACAACTTCCTAACGGATCAATCTACTCCAGAGAAGCtctgatttggagatcgggctctgGGGTGGCATGCGGGCTTAAGGTTGGATGAACATGCCTTCAGTGAGGGAGAAGATGGGAGGAGCTTGGGAAAGTCCTCTGAAAGCTTGGGGAGGTTCCCACCGTCTATCTCCGATCGTCGTGAACGttgaggtggagctctccttctctctctaaggtgaagtagggaagagagtgagggagtgagtgttagagagaacaagagagagtGATCAATTCACTTAAGTCGAGCCTATGTGCTCTGGCAATCAGACTACCAATGCTCCCAATCAGATTGCGGTAAGTCCACGCGGTAAGCCCACGTGGCTGCATACCTGGCGATCAGACTGCGAGGGTGGTTTTTGCTGAGTGTCCCCTTATCTTCACTATAAACCTTTTTCTAAGTATCTGAGGtttctccaaagtgctctaaaccataTCTAAAGTACTTGAAACATATTTCTACTCAACCCGGTAAACAAATACGTATAATTACATACGATGATAATCATGCATgattaattacgtaattagcattttaggacgtgacaaaaTATCAGCCGACCCCAACAAAAAGCGCACTGATTTGAACTTCAAAAAAAGTTTACCCAGCACTACAACATGTTATGCAATATTAATGAGCATGTAAAAAATATAGATTTCTGAAACATACCTTAATGTTAAAACCAGCTTTAGCATTGGTTTCCATGAACATCACACTGAGGTCCTTTGCCTTGGCTTCCGCTTCCTCTATCGAGACTTGCCTGTTCCATGAGAAGCAACAGAACTTCAGGTGACGAGCAGGTAGATGTTGTCTTTTGGTTTTAcatctttttatatttttcttatttactTGACAAACATAGCAGCAAAATGAGGTTGATTTGGAGCTGCTCACTTTATGTATC
The nucleotide sequence above comes from Phragmites australis chromosome 4, lpPhrAust1.1, whole genome shotgun sequence. Encoded proteins:
- the LOC133915321 gene encoding inosine-5'-monophosphate dehydrogenase-like → MAASSADLADDGFPAPRLFSQGVSYTYDDVIFLPGYIGFPADAVDLSTRLSRRVPLSIPCVASPMDTVSEASMAAAMASLGAAAVVHCNTEPHAQAAIVRAAKSRRLPFVSSVPIFSTSFAPSLDEFAGQEYALVTERGDSLSRLVGVAVAADAASREAPVPVSEYMRVAPRSASASFDFEQAAAFLADEGLDYAPLVSADGEVIDLITAKDVERIRSYPKLGKPSLGADGKFVVAASIGTREDDKRRLEQLVKAGANAIVIDSSQGNSIYQLDMIKYAKKMYPEVDLVGGNVVTIAQAQNLVQAGADGLRVGMGSGSICTTQEVCAVGRGQATAVYKVSSYAKDHNVPVIADGGISNSGHIVKALSLGASTVMMGSFLAGSHEAPGTYEYKDGRRVKKYRGMGSLEAMTKGSDARYLGDTLKLKVAQGVVGAVADKGSVLRFIPYTMQAVKQGFQDLGASSLQSAHDLLRSETLRLEVRTGAAQVEGGIHGLVSYEKKAF